The nucleotide sequence TGGGGAACCCAAGACAGACTTGCGCAAAAAATCATGGGACGCAATCAGGTtccttaaagcacaagatgatcttccttGGATTTGTGTAGGGGACTACAACGAAGCCCTTTTCCAATCAGACCAACTTGGGGGTAATCTGCGACCCTTTGCTCAGATGGAGGATTTTCGGGACTGTCTAGCGGATTGTGGACTCTCAGATTTGGGCTTCTCGGGCTATCCCTTCACATGGGATAACAAGCGAGATGGGACAGAGAACGTCAAGGTGAGACTGGACAGGGCGACGTGCACGGACAAATTTTTGGAGCTGTTTCCTGAAACGCACGTGGAACACCTAGTCACGGAGGAATCAGATCACCAAGCTATACTGGTAAGAGCGCTGGAGACGGCTCCACGCGTGACAAACCGGGGTCCGAGGCCTTTCCAGTTTGAAGAGGCTTGGACAAGGCACGAGCAGTATGAGGAGATGGTCAGAAATGCTTGGTCACTAGCTGGTACAGACGCAAACTCCGTGACGGCAGCCTGGGATAAGTTGAGTAGGATGTCTGGAAGCATGCAATGTTGGGCGCGTGAAGTTTTTGGGTCCATCCGGCGCCAAATCGCCAAGCTCAAGATGCAACTTGCTGAAGCCCGCAGCAGGGCCGATGCATCCGAGAACTCACTGGAGGTCCGGGACATAGAGAGCCAACTGCGAGAGATATATGCGCGGGAGGAGCTGTTGTATCGTCAGCGATCGCGTGTGGACTGGCTAAGGGCGGGGGATCAAAACACCAAATATTTTCAGAATCGGGCAACACATCGAAAGAGGAAAAACACTATCCGGGCTTTGAGGAGGGAAGATGGCTCGAGATGCATGGTGGAAGAGGAGATGAGGGAGATGGCAGCCTGCTTTTATGAAGTTTTGTTCACCTCGGAGGGCTCGGTGGATGATCATGAGCTACTTCAAAACATCGATATGCTAGTCTCGGACGACATGAACGCCAAGCTAACGACAGACATCTTGGATGAGGAGATAGAAACTGCTCTGTTTCAAATGGGGCCAACGAAAGTGCCAGGCCCGGATGGCTTACCAGCTCTCTTCTACCAAAGGCACTGGTCCTTGGTAAAAAGAGATGTATGCACGGCAGTTCGAGACTTTTTGCGGGGGGCGTTGACACCAACTGAGTTCAATGATACGATCATTGTCATGATATCGAAAGTTAACTCACCGGAGTTACTTTCGCAGTTCCGCCCAATTAGCCTTTGCAACGTTTTGTATAAGATAGCTACTAAGGTTTTGGCAAACAGGTTGAAGGGTATCCTTCCTCTCTTAATCTCTGAAGAACAAAGTGCATTTGTCCCCGGGCGGATGATCACGGATAATGTACTTGTGGCGTATGAGTGTGTACATGCTATCAGAaataggaagaggaagaagagtctCTATGCGATTaagctggatatgatgaaagcatatgaccgAGTGGAATGGATTTTTCTGGAAAAGATTATGACACATTTTGGCTTTCATCCGCAGTGGGTCTCCATGATCATGAGATGTGTCACCTCGGCGCGGTTTTCTGTTAAATTGAATGTTGCACTGTCCAGGAGTTTTTTACCTTCTCGGGGCCTAAGACAGGGAGACCCCTTATCTCCATATTTGTTTCTCTTCTGTGTTGAAGGGTTCTTAGCGCTGCTCAAGAAAGCCCAGAATGATAAAAAGCTAGCGGGAGTGAAgtttgggagcactggcccccatATAACTCACCTTCTTTTTGCAGATGACAGTATTGTCTTTCTGGAAGGGACGAGGGAGAACATGGAGATGCTAAAACAGATTCTTGTGAAGTATGAAAAAGCGTCCGGCCAAAAGGTAAATTTGCAGAAGTCCTCTATCTTTTTTGGAAAGGGCAGCCAAGATGTAATGAAGGAGCAAATGAAGCAAATAGTGGGCATTCAGTCTGAAGCTTTGAGTGAACGATACTTGGGACTACCAACACTGGTTGGTAGGTCCAAGGAGGGGACGTTCAAACACGTCACGGAGTGCGCTAAAGGGAAAGTGTGCGGATGGAAGGGCCAAGGTTTATCCAAAGCAGCAAGGGAAGTTCttgttaaatctgtgttgcaagCGACGCCGACCTATACCATGAGTTGTTTTCACCTCTCAAAGAAGATGTGCCGGAACCTGACTTCAATCTCGTCTAAATTCTGGTGGGGTGCAATGAATGGTGAGAGAAAGGTCCATTGGATCGCTGGGCAAAAGATGTGTGCGAGCAAGAGGGCTGGAGGCATGGGCTTTCGTGACCCGGAGGCTTTCAACCGAGCGTTGTTAGCGAAACAAGCATGGCGAATTCTTCAAGTTCCTAACTCTCTTTGTGCCAGAGTGCTTAAAGCTCGATATTTTAAGGATGAGTCAATATTGTCAGCATCCTGCCCGGCTTCTGGGTCTTTCACCTTTCGGAGTATATTGCATGGCCGAGATTTGCTAAGGGAGGGGTTGATCTGGAGAATAGGGTCGGGCACAAATATCAACATCCACCATGATGCATGGATCCCTCGCAATGGGAGCACAAAACCTCTCGGTCAGGTGTATATCCAGGGTATAACCAAAGTGTCTCACTTGATGAACCCTGATGGTAGATCCTGGAATGAGGAGTTGGTCGATCAGATGTTTATCGTTGCTGACGCTATCGATGTGAAACAGATTGCCATTGGTGGCCTGGCGATGGACGATCTTCTTGCATGGAATTTTACACGGGATGGTGTCTTCACAGTGAGGTCAGCGTACCACTTTCGGATGTCTCTAAACAGGGCACGATCCGGACAGCCGGAGCCTTCTAGTTCAGCGGCTATGCACAAAGGATACCTGTCGTTATGGGATACAAATGCGCCGGGTAAGGTCAAGATTCATATGTGGCGCATGATTCACAACGGTCTTGCGGTGGGAGCTGAACTTCACCGTCGTCGGATTAAGCCAGGAGTTTTTTGTGTTGTGTGCGCCCGGGAAGAGACGATGATGCataggttttggggctgccaacactcCATCATGTTCTGGGACAAGTTGAGGAAGCAGGTGCGGCTGTCCCTGGATGCACCACCAAGCCACCTTCATTCTCAGCGCGGCCTTGCTTCCTGGTTACTTGACTGGTTCGCTCGAGCGTCCGGGGATGAGAAGGAGTTCATGCTCCAGGCTGCTTACAATCTTTGGCTGGCAAGAAACGACACGAGAGACGGGAGGAAGATAGCTCCACCCCATGAAATAATAGCGACAGTGCTGGTACAAGTAGCTGACTGGAACACAACTCATGAGACAAAGGCGCCACGACCGGAGCCAAAATCTATCCAGAAGTGGGAACCCCCGGCTGATGGATGGATTAAGATCAACTCCGACGGCACAATCTCTAGGCATGGAGAGAAAGGAGGTGGCGGTGCAGTTCTTCGCGATCATCAGGGGCGTTTCGAGCGGGACTATGCCAGTTTTTTCCTCACAGCAATGATCCGGAGATGGTGGAGGTTTTGGCATGCAGGCAAGCCGTTCAAGTGGCAAATGCCCTAAACTTTCCGCGGGTGCATGTCGAGCTTGATTGCTTGGCACTGGTCAAGATGCTCAACTCACCGCAAAGGAATTTGTCTGCTGCAGGCCCATGGGTAGAGGAGATAAAAGCGATGCTTAGGTCAAGAGAGGAGTCCAGGGTTTCTTGGGTTCATCGGTCCGGGAATGTTGCCGCTCACAAGTTAGCAAAAGTAGGGGTAGGGGAGAACCGTTCTGAGATTTGGGCGAATTCGCCACCAGATTTTATCTTAGATGTAATTTCAGATGACATTCCGAGTTTTGGTTAAATAAAGCGGCATGATTTCCCCCTAAAAAAACAAAACAACAGAGCTCCTTTTTTTTGAGGCAAAAATAACGGAGCTCCTATTCGGGGCGTTAAGCGTCAGGGAAGCGTCCAGGCACCCACACGCCATCGCTTGTGGGCTGCCCAATGTATGTCGAGCACTCGGTCGCATTTTAGCATGTCAACCGTTGACTTgtgaaaaaactaaaaaaatcacaaaaaatgaaaaaattgtgaattcaaaaatgttcatggattttggaaaaagttcacaaatttgaaaaaaaaatcattgaattttGCAAAAGAAATCGATTTGGGAAAAGAATAtcgaatttgcaaaaaaaaaacaatttgaaaaaacttcattgaatttgaaaaaaagttcatcgaattttaaaaaaTTACTAAATTTGGAAAAAATTAATTGATTTTTTAAAAAGCTTATCAATTTTGCAAAAAAGAAATTCATCGATTTGAAGAAAAAGTTTACGAttaaaaaatagttcatcgaaccagaaaagggaaaaaagaaaaaagaaaattgaACATAAATATTATTAATTTACAGAACTTAGTAAGTTCATCATAGATATGCATGTTGTATGGCTAGTATGCACCTCCATATTTACATATTAGTATGAGATTAGCATACTGTTAGTGATATCATCAAGATTTATTTCTGAATTAATTTAATCAGAAAAATATTAATTTACCGAAGCACTTGGTATAGCTATTGCGAAAGATTTTATACTGGACCTTGTAAACCGACCTGGTAGTGTAGGCTATCCATGAGAGAGACCATCGGTCGGAACCACCTCATGAATGGCATATCACAAAGACTCAAGAGCAGGATGAAGGTGTTGCATtgtcaaaaagaagaagaaaaaagaagaatgaaCTCGTGTTAGGCATTTGTGTCCGAGAGAGCTTCACGGACAGAAATGCAAGCGTAGATGGCAGGAGCGAGAAAAACGTGCACCGACCATGACCCAGATGGACCGGCAGGGGGGAAAGATGATGATCATGCCGGCCAGCATCAATATGTGTTCGAAAGAGCTTATGTAGCTAGCGGGCAAAGACCATACAAGAAACATAGGCTTACAAGCCGATATAAGATGGATAGACCGTCCAATCCAAAGATAGAACTAGCAGCTAAGCTATATATATGATGACTAGTACAATCCTCATGACAAGCTAGTCTTGTTGGCACTAACATAAgccactccctccgtcccataatataaaaacattaaTATAAAAGCAATTTTGACACTAGTAAGTATGCTGTAGGAGAGGAAAGGTGTATTCAACTAGTAACTTTGTTCCACCAGTCCGCGACAGACTTTTTTGGTGGAACAAACACGAGCAAGCCGATGCCAACTCCAGTCAAAAGGCCATTCGTACATGCCCCCAAAAACTTGTAGTAAGTATTGCGTCTTTCGTGGCGTCGACAAAAACGCCTGCAAAACAATACAATACAAAAACAATATATACGGATGAGATGGAATATAGTACAACTTTGATGAATTGGATTTGTAGTAGCTTAACGAAAGACGTTTCTGTAGCTTAGTCTTAGTATTATCTATTTGGATTGTACTAAGATTAGGCTGCAAAAACGTCCaatacaagtactccctccgttccaaaatctTTGTCTTAGATTCgcctagatacatccgtatttagacgaatctaagacaagaatgggacggagggagtacatgacaagaGACAATATGCGAAATAATAATAATCAAATGAGACAAGATAGATAGTTACCAGATTGGGTCTTGGGGTCTAGGGTTGATTTGGGAGGAGAGGCGCTGCATGAGAAGCATGTACTCGCGACTCATCCTGCGCGGGACATCGTAGGTGGTAACCATGCCATGCACCTTGTCGAACAGCTCCTCTTTGGCCTTGTCGATCTCCGCCACGCGGGCCGCGGCGTCCCTCATCTCCTCCGGGCTGCAGGGCTTGGTGTGGGCGAGCCGCACCCTTGCCGCCGCCACGGGCGCTCGCCGGAGCAAAGCGCCACCGCCGAATCtcatcgccgccgccatcgactTCTTCACTTGATGCCTGATGATCCTCTCGATCGATTCTACTCCAGTATATATCAGATCAGAGGGAGGCGCCTTCGTTTCCGTCTCCAACACGAAAGCAAGAAGGGGATCTCAATCTGGAGATCGATTAGGGGAgctctttttccttttcctttttttttagtCTACACGAACACAAAGCTCTTTTTCCCTTGCTCGCTCGCCCCAGGTATATACTCCAGCACAAGGCCCAGCCCACGTACACAGTCCACTTCGGCAGTTTTCAGGGACCTCCTAGTCAGCGCTTCAGGCGCCAGATGAGCCAACTGGCGCTCACTGCGGCACGCCAGTGGGCCGGCCCAGGAACAGCAGCGCAAAAAGTAATAGCGCGAGAAAAATATCAAACAATTGGCTGCCGGCTGCCGCATGGAATCAAACCGGAGACATTCAGATCAGAGCGCGCTCGGCTGACCACTTGTGGCACAACGACCATTTGTCAAAAATGATGCGCGTACATATAATGAACACAATAGTTGCCGTGCTATTTAGGAAAACTTGATTTCTTTTCAAGCATAAACCTGAACAAAACTTCAATGTCCACAGATTTAAAAAATATCCCGAATTAGAAAAAAAGTTCACGTATTCAAAAAAGTAGAcggattcaaaaaagttcatgaaattgaaaaaagttcatcaaatttgaaaaggaGTTCActaaatttaaaaaaagttcatggaatttccAAAAAGTTCACCAACCTTTCaataaaagttcatcattttttttgaaaaccaatagattttgaaaaaagttcatagattttggaaaaagttcatcttAATTTAAAAAGTTCATTGAAGTTGAAAAGAgttcttcaaatttgaaaaaagttcaccaaatttgaaaagagttcatcgaatttgatTTTTTGATCAATTTAGAAAAGAAATCACGAATTTAGAAAAAAGAACGcattaaataaaacaaaagaaagaaacagaaaaggaTAAGAAAGAGAAAATTAAAGAAAAATATAGAAAATGCaaacaagaaagagaaaaaagacaaagaaagaaagaacaaaaagGGCAAATgggagaaacttagcaaaggagGTGTGTTGTCCTAGGTGGTTAGCAAGTTGACAAAAGCTTACGAGAATTAAAAAAGGTTCATAAATTATAAACATTTCACTAATTTCAGAAAAGTTAAtgaatttaaaaaagttcaccaGTTTGAAAAACGTTCACGGataaaaaaagttcacgaaataCAAAATAGTTcaagaaaattgaaaaaagttcatcgatattgaaataaagttcatcgattttcataaaagttcacagattttgaaaaaagttcaacgaaTATGAAAAAggtttatcaaatttgaaaaataattcaTCAACTTTTAAAGAAAAGTTAATCAATTTCgcagaaaaagttcatcaaaccaggaaaaagaaaaaaaaggaaagtaaCAGTAGAAGTAATAAAAGAATAGCAAAGTTGAAAATATCAAACGTGGTTGAGAGGCGTGGTGGTTAGGTCATTGCGTCACGGCACAGGAGGTCAGTGGTTCGACTCACCCCGCAAGAGCACTTGTTTTACTCTTTTGaaaacagaagaagaagaaaaactactGCAGTGTGAAACAGATAAATGGGCCAGCCCACCTAACGCGGTTGCAGGCGTCGGTTAGGAAAATTGCCcttaaccggcgcctgcagcgccgaatagGAAATACCCGTTTTCATTCCTCCCCTCAAAAAAAAAGGTGATTCGAGGATGAACTCGTGGGAGGTGGAGGAGATGCCAAAAGAGTTAGGGGATCTCGAAAGAGGATCTCGACGGCATGGTGGTTAACGATGAGGAGGCGATCACGGAAAGGACAACATGGTGGATGGCCATAGCCCGAGTTCATATAAAAAAACTATTTCCAGTTTTGGTTCTTTAAGAACATGAGGGTAGCCTGGGGGCCTGGACAAGGAGGTGAAGATTCGGCGGACAACTTGTACACATTGCAGTTCTCTTGCCTTTGGGATTGGGAGAGAGTGATGGAAAAGGGGTCTTGGACTTTCCGTGGCAACCCTATCATGTTATGTGTGTCTTTCGGACTTGTGTGCTGTGTGTGGATATCTCCGCCATGTTTTCAAAGAAAATGTGGTAATGGAGTACACCCTCCTTCAGCGCTTGTGTTCAAAGAACGCC is from Triticum aestivum cultivar Chinese Spring chromosome 1B, IWGSC CS RefSeq v2.1, whole genome shotgun sequence and encodes:
- the LOC123101919 gene encoding uncharacterized protein; translation: MAAAMRFGGGALLRRAPVAAARVRLAHTKPCSPEEMRDAAARVAEIDKAKEELFDKVHGMVTTYDVPRRMSREYMLLMQRLSSQINPRPQDPIWRFCRRHERRNTYYKFLGACTNGLLTGVGIGLLVFVPPKKSVADWWNKVTS